The Panulirus ornatus isolate Po-2019 chromosome 56, ASM3632096v1, whole genome shotgun sequence genomic interval aataataataataataataataataataataataataataattatattaataatataatatatatatatatatatatatatatatatatatatatatatatatatatatatatatatatatattggttgtagATGGCCTCGCCATCCTAGCTATAGAAAGAATTATTCAGTGACCTTCCCCGTATAAAGGTGGCTCTATTTATGGCAACAACGGCGCTCGGGGACGGACGGCTGGCGTGACCGTTGAGTTGTGAAAATTGACTCCTGATTATCGTTTACTCCAGAAATGAACGGATAATGTATTTAACTTTATGAATTCCTCGAGAGTGAGATTCGGTTTGTTTGCAATCTCTCGTTCGTCGTAACAGTGGCTTGAAGTACGGTCGAAAGCTTGGGAGTTTCTgagtttgtatgttttatttctTTCAGTGATATATTGAGAGtgcgagtaagagagagagagagagagagagagagagagagagagagagagagagagagagagagagactggttccTCCATGCATCACAGGGGCTTCCTTCTCCGGGCCCTCACACCACCCGGCCCACAGTAATCCCAGCCAGAGGCGGCGCCTGGCCATAGAGCAACGCgcatccctccccaccaccaccacgccgacGACGACGGCGCTGACGAAGGCCCATTCATTACCTCCCATTGAGGGTCTCCTGTTTCAAATGAATCCCGGTGACGCGAGATCATTAGAGCCCTAAACCAGAATATCGCCATTAAGCTGAGGTTAATTTGATTAACCTAACGAGGGAGCAGTGGTGGCCAGCTATTTCAGGGTGCATGGCATACACCAAGACGTAAATATTGAGGTTAACGAACCGTTGTTTCGTGTGTCAgtgggttggtggtagtgtgatCGTTAGTTCATGGTTAGCTTGTTTCACTCACCTTGTTTCAGAGtcagggacatttttttttttttttggctgtaaGAATGTTCGTGTCAATTTCACACTTTATATGACTCGAGTTTGTTCTAGTTACGTTAAAAGCGGCCAAAGATCTagggttttggggttttttttattAGTTCATTGTGGGTTTTTTAgggatgcaagagagagagagagagagagagagagagagagagactatggatGTTAGTACAGGAACTGGGTCTTGGTGAGTGGTTCGTCCTCGCGTCGTCTTCCTTCATGAATACAGACCACACCAGCGAGATGGTTTCCTCATGGCTGGGGCTGAGGTtctgagctacacacacacacacacacacacacacacacacacacacacatgggatagagtgatcctcccctcttgtattatgaATTTCCGAAAGAGAAAGAGGGACTGAGAGAGAATTCATCCCCGAAGGCTCATTCGTCCGTCCACGACGCTCCCTTCCACGGGCGGGTGAACGCGCAGGCCTTTGAATAGACAGGAGACGCGCTATTATGTGacaggggctgctggaggagtgtACACAGGAGTGGGGGTGCCCCTGGGAGGCCACCATGATCGTATTTAACCCCCAGGACGACCTCGCCTTCCAGGTCACGTCATCCGCTAATGGCCGACGCTTCCCGTAAATTTCCCGGGCATAAAAGATATTTACAAAATCAATGTCGGCGCCGCTGTGTAATCTCCCACGAGGTGCATTAGCCGCTGACATGGCTCGGAAAATGAAGATAAGACCCTCTTCCGAAGGGaggctctctttttttcttctctctctctctctctctctctctctctctctctctctctctctctctctctctctctctctctctcctgtgttaacGTTAGAGTTTATTGACAGGTTCGACGCAAGGCTGatttggtgtgtgggggtgggggagtcttTAATACTTCACCGCTGGCGGAAGGTAGTGTTTCACTTGCACCGTGAACGTTGGCCGTCGGCATGGAAACGAAAGATGATGGGACGCGGACGAAGATAAGAGAGGAGGCGTCGTAGCCTCGTCGCCGTTTTCAGTTGATTCAGAATATGGTTTATGGCCTCAGAGAAAGAAGTTAGCCTCAACGTTCTTACGAAAGTGTGACATAACTTTCCCCTGGGGTTCATAGTTAGGGAAATGCATGACTCGAGTTATTACTTCGAACGATTCAGAAAGGAAAGTATCAGGGGCCCCAAGGAAATGGTCTTTGGGATAAGTCAAGGCAGAGGTGTGGCAGCGAAGGACGACCCTGACCAAGACAGCCATGGCACCCCGTCTTGACCCTCGGTCATCCACAGGCTGAACCAAGAGTATACTGAGTTCAAGTCATCATCACACAGGACCGTGGGGATGACAAGTTCATATTTGAACTCCTTGTGACGTTGATCACGTCTAGTGCTGGATAATAATCGAAGGAAATTATAATATTTATTAAAAACACACATTAGTACATTtctccgggttttttttttatttataccgACCTAAGGCCACAACAGGACTTTATCTAAGGACACAGCAGGACTCTTATCTAAGGCCACAACAGGACTTTATCTAAGGACACAGCAGGACTCTTATCTAAGGCCACAACAGGACTTTATCTAAGGACACAGCAGGACTCTTATCTAAGGCCACAACAGGACTTTATCTAAGGCCACAACAGGACTTTATCTAAGAATACAGCAGGACTCTTTTCTAAGGCCACAACAGGACTTTATCTAAGGCCACAACAGGACTTTTATCTAAGGACTTAGCAGGACTTTTATCTAAGGCCGCAACAGGACTTTAACACCATAAGTATCCGGGTAGAGGACGGGCCGCTACTACCAGGACAGAAAGCGGAGCTGCCTTGCCCAGCGTGATCAAGACGGGTCAGGGGCGGcgcctcttcctccgcctctccctccaccatcgtGCCTGAGatctggtggggaggggtggcctTCTCTCAGGCCCGTCTACCAAAGACTCGTATCGGAAAAGTGAACCTCGAGCCAATCACGAGTCTCGTCAAAGTCTCGTGACCACTGGTCGTGGCGGAAGTAACAAGCGGTCGGGGCCATTAAGTGAGCGAGTAACGACCCCGGACTCCACGAAGAACGAATCTAATCACAACATAGAGCACGGCGCTTGGCACAGGCAAACACCTGCAGCGTGCGTAAAACGCAGCGAATTGCTTCACCTATGAATAGACGGTCTCGTCCTCAGGAGCATTGTATTGTAACCCAGACGAGTCGATTCCATTTCGCTTCATTTATGTGTAATAGCTTCCAAGACAGGGAGATGCGTCACAGTTATCATTGACAACTTAGGCGACACCCTAACTTTTATAGGAACAGCGACGAGGACATGACAGCAACATCCAGACATCTTTGCAAGTTCCTCACAACTTGTCGGTTCGTCTGAGATCTGTGAGCAAGAGCTAGATATTCgatcctcttcctttccctttatTGCATATTTTCCTGCAAACCCACTGACCAATCCGTTGTCTTTACTGGCCCAAACAACCACGAGTTATCCTTCGTCAGTACACAAGCTAATCGCCACAGCCTCACAGGTACATCATAGAGCCAGATTTACCTTTGGATTTCGCCAAACGTTCCGAGCGTCGTCGCCTTTTAGGTCTGCCCGGATGCAGAGATGATCAGTAACCGAAATACATGATGATCAATGAACTCAAGGTGGTGTCAAAGGATTAACCGGATACAGCTGTGAGATTTTCAAATTCTGTATTTATTTTTGTACACCTACGTTTGAGCATTCATAGCGTAAAAAAATGAGTAATGAGTTAAGAAGGATAATTTAAGAGCAAGACAGATACTGTTAAAAATGGTGATAAGCAATTGGGTTGAACGAACCCTGGCTCCCGCACCACCAGCGGTCATATGAGTTCGAGGTTCGTGAGGACCTTGGTGACTGCTGGCAGCACCTGGTCCTTGTACTTGTGCAGTGACAGGTCCTCCTTGGTGCTGTCTGGGTTTTTGCACTGCTTCCCACACTTCTTGCTGTAGTGAGCCAGGTAGGCGAGTTTGTAGGGGATAGACGTGTGGCTACCTGCGCATCCTCCTTATTGACGCACGCAGAGGGGAGGAAAATATCGTTGATTATCAGATATAATGACAGTTTTGATGGCTACAGTATTTGATCATAAAGCTGTTAGTAGAAAGTTCAGAGTTGATGGTCTAAGAAGTATCATTCATGGAACAAAGTCCACCCGCAAGGAGGTCCTGAGGGAAATAGTTACCCTTCGCTGAGCTGAATCGGACTGAGCCCAAGATGATTGGAACTAAATATTTATGTATTACTGATGAGATGAGAGACAGAGATATAGGATGTGTCGTCACAGAGTGGGAGAGAATGTTTTCAGTTGGTTTAAGCGTATGGAGAGGTTGCATAGTAGTCAGCTAAATATATAGGAGTGTAACAGAAGGGAAGACAGGACGCAGTACAACAGTGCAACAATTCATGGGGGAACGGGGAATCACAGATAAATAGATTAATCAAAAGATTTTGATTTCCTAAAGAATTGATATAAGAAGACTCTTCAGGAACTTAGGACAGTTAACGTTTCATATGTTCTATTTAAAAGCTTTAGTTACCACATGTAATACACCTGATACTCTTGAGTCCAAGTTTAGTAAGAAATCAACAATTTAGATTAGTCTGTGCGAGTTCGTTTTCTCTGGTGTTTTCAATTAGGGAAAACCATATTGAATGTCCATGAAATAATGCCTAACTTAAGTATTCTTTTAACGTGTGGTACATGTATGGCAGAATGGATCACAGGGTTATTGACGGGTAACGGAGGAGGCAgagtgcagtagtagtagtagtattataccTGCTGTAGGTTCATtaaccatagagagagagagagagagggagggtggggagatgaatataaatgtgaaAATGATTAGAAGCAAGCGATTTACAGTGCCTCACCTCGTTGACAGATGAGAACCTCGTGTGAGAACACCCCTGTGGCGACGTCCATGTCATACACACTCTTGGAGAAACCTGGCATTGGCGGCGCCGGGCTTTTGGTCCTACGGGTGTGCCTCAGGGCCCACACGTACTCCGGGAGGGTGCCATTGGACGGGAGGTCATCGTAATGGAAGAACCACCGCAGCTTGTAAGCTGCCGGATGGCGGACTCTGGCAACTCTAGGTAAGGAGAACGAAACGATATTTGATATTTATGATATACGTTTTGTATCAGATATTAGTTAAAGAAAATAGTAATTCTGGATGGAAAAAAGGGGTATTCTGTCAAGGTAACTTTTGACCAGGTAATTGTTTTTAGTCATATGATTTGATATGGATTTATGATAGAGTGAAGCAGGGGACAGCACTCAAGATTGTagctgcatgtatatgtatagtattttatattttctttcgtgTGTTCCATCTCTGTGATACTGCTTCGTAACTCATACAAAACTATACAAAGGAAAGTACACCACCGCCATCCCCTTAATACAGTGTCTCCAGCTGTATTTTGGTATGACAGAACACATCGTACTCagtcataccctccctcccttccatagaTATCGTGGGTAGGCAAagacacagagaaagagagagagagagagagagagagagagagagagagagagagagagagagagagagagagagagaacgttgcaCAGAGTACTTGATCCACAGAGCGAGAGAGCATTGCACAGAGGGGCGCTTTGCTGCGACGGATGTACCTGTTGATACGTTCGGTGAGGAGGACAGGGAAGGAGGTGTGCTTGGCCATCATGGGGATCTCGTCGGGGTCAATGTGCGCGATGAAGCGGTACAGATGCATGTGGCGCAGCAAGCACTCGGTGAAGTACGCGTTCTCCATCGCCCACATCCTCTGTCTGTCCGACAGTTTCCAGAGTCTGCCGAAAGAAtgatatagacacacatacatcagcctaagccaggtacccatttgtcgacctAGCCACAGGGGAGGGTGAAGATCTGTGTGCCAAATGTCACTCCCAGGATTCGATCCCATGACAGGATTTTCACGGGAATAAACTGAATATCTAGTTAACTTCTGTTACGTTCGTCATGTTTCACGGAACTGAACAGAGTAAGTGGACTTTATTCCATGACTAACCTGCGAAGACTCGGCTCATTGATGTACGGATACGGGTAAGAGAATTTGGTGATTCCAAGAAAACCATGAGCCTCGTAGTATCTGAGGACCTTCTGTATGTTGGGATGGACGTCAGTCTCCAGCAGGAAGACTTGGGAGAAGCCCTGGGCCCTCAGCAGCTCCAGCCACTCCACCAGGCGGACGGAGAAGTCATCGTTGTAGTAGTAGAGTGCCGGCCCACACACCGCAGTTGCCCACACAGCAGTACTGTTTGAGTcgtaggagggagaaggaggaggaaaagggaaatgGGGATTAGAAATCCATCGCAAAGACGTATTCTGTCTCAATCCTGCAAACTTATTCTGAGGATTTATACCAGAGCCCCTCTTTGACAGGGTCCTAGTATTACTTCagcacccccctttttttcaggggttcctgcagctccaggACTGCGCTAAGCACAGTaccagggacaggatggactcctttataGTTATTTACAAGCGGGAAGACTACATGACCAGTTAGCATAAATTGGTAATGGACTCTTTAGTCATCAAAtgtacattttccattttttaaaTCGTTGGATCATCTTTGTGCTTGTCTACTCACACCACACTAAAAAGCGGGTTTCTGATGTCTTTCACTTATCACTCAtaacctcgaagggacccagtggtcctttgctgtttgaattcccgtGTGTCCCCCCTGTAATTTTTGACGGTGGCTGCTGGAAGGTCGAGGaactgatggggaggagggagattgtAAAACATGCCGCCCACCTACCTGTTGTCTCCCTCGGCAGGAGGTCTTCCGCCCACGTAAGCCGTCGTTGTGTTGCGCTCCATCGCCCCCACTACCTGCAGGTTGTGGTCAGAGGTGTTCGTCAGTTTAGCTAGGTCGCAcctctgaatgttcaggccaccGAAGCCTGTCTCACTCTATCCTCACATCTCCCTCTCggtctctccccccttccccttgctccGTACACTTCTGACGCACAAGATCCTCATAACCGGtctatcttcactcatcctctccttatgtttGAACCACTTTAGTGTGTCCTGCTCAGCTCTCTCTCAATCATGCTGCACTTTAACTACCACACCTCGCTCTTACCCTgccattccttacacaatcaaaccagcctcacctcacacatTGCCCTCAGGCATTTTATTTGCCGGACCACCTCGacccctcttcctttcttttgcgtCAAGGCCAAAGACatatccatacaaccctatcagtCACTACTCCACCCATCTTAACTGTGATGGACCTCAAACacatcttcttccacacactccttaatgtATCCAGGACCTTAACAGCCGCCTCTGACCCCTTGTGGCTTCAGACCCCATGATTCCCTCCGTTGCCACGTTCACGCCTGAGGTTCCTAAGGCATCATCATCTCTGCCAGCCATACACCGGGAGGCTAGAGGGTTGAGAATGTGCCGTCGGAGCTGATGCACTGTCAACATCAAGTGAAATGATGCAGAAGAATTAGACAATTCACCAGAACAGCTGAGTCTGATTCAAGGGTCTATAGGCCACCCGACGCACAGAAGAATCTCTACACCTAATTTTAAATGACGTGAATCTGTTGCAGTGGTCGGGGCTGCTGGGAAATTCGTCATAGGAAAGGGGGTTTGCTGAGGGGTCTTAGTACTGCTGGTGGAGCTTATAGAGTTTCAGTAGGAACCTGGACGAGTAACACTACCTCGAGCAGGTTGCTGGTTCGTTGACAAGGTTTGGAAACAATGGACACGGCTTTAGGGCTAAGGTGGGCCTCTGAGCTTGGTATGCGACAAGTCAGTAAGAATGTTTTCTGCCTGCTCGAATCTCTCCCTTGCCAGTCCAGGTACTCTGTGAACGAGAACAAGAACGAAAAATTTACACCAGTAGcaaagtacatatgtatatatgtccttAAGGCTCATCTACCTTGGTGTAAGCAcgaccttgccccccccccccccctcacccgctGCTACTACTACCCAGTTCTCACGCGGGACGTGAATTTGAAGTTTCAGAAGCATAACGCGAGGAGACGAATAAATTCAGTGGCACCCGTGCCTCACCTATTCTGGTGCACCTGGAGACGGAGGGTGGGCCGGTAGCATTGAACCAGATGTGGCTCCAAGGCTTGGGTGGACTCACGCTCAAGGTTAGCATGACGATCCGGATACACGGCTGTAATCCTgcaaggggtgagggaaggacacGAGGTGGATGTGGGTAAGAGGTtcaggaggaagatggatgaagaaggtggtgagagattAATGTATTCCATCAGTATGCGATGTGTCATCAAATTTGCACGTACATTTATGATAAAGCAACACTGAAAGTTGACTGAACTAGATCGTCATCCCTCATAGTCCTTTAAAGCTAACATCCCTCCACGGTGATTTAAGTGTGGTTACGTTTGTGACGTTACCATATACCGTTAAGCAATGTTACTGCACTTAATATGAAGGAGAAAATACACATTACAAACTGTAGGCAGCCGGATTTTGTAAATCGCCAAAAAAAGTACAAAATTCATATTCTCCCTGTTGGTGTATGAGTATATTTATCATCATAGGTACCCAAGTGCCAAGAGGCCTGGACGAAAATCGATCCATATTGCACATTAGACCTTCATGCATAAGCTGGGCTAACGACCGGAGCAGTGGGGGTGATTAGAGACGCCTCGTACAACATCCCACCGTAAGGATCGTTCGTCGTAATGGTTTTGTGACCCGTCACGCCACAGTGACACATTCATTCCGGTGCACTTTGGCCATGAATTGTCTCACAGTAGAGGCTGGGGTGTGAGTGTTAACCTGCACCATCTAGCAGCGTTCGTATCCCTCGGTCTGCATGGCGCCTCGCTCTCAAAGCCTCAGTAGTTTCCAGTGAGAACAACAGATCTCTCCGCGTCTACCCTGTCCCCGAGGCAGTCCGTGGATCATCTCTATGTCCTCTTAGTTCCCGACATCCCAGCACACCGTTAGGCCAGTCCTGTGTACCGTGATTTGAACACACTGAGCCAGTCACCAAAACACCTCTGTGTATCTTCGATCCGACATGTTCCAAATAGCCCCTAGACCAGACATTTACCCCCTACACCCTGTAGTTTCTGCCAGCCATCAGATTCCCCCATGTTACCATTTCCCAAGTCAGCCACCCCATCATATTCTAGCCACTAAACCCCACCCAAACGACCAGATTCCACAGATCTCAAGTAGCCAGCAAACCTGATCTTTATGCAAGTACTTTGGCACCATCTATCTACTCTACCTCTCATTTACAATGATTATAAAACAACTCTCAATATATCCTAGTCCCAGGTAGCCAACATGCCCTGGTCCCAGGTAGCTTACACACCCTGGTGTCCACCACCCAAACATATCCTGGTCCCAGCTGCCCAGCATACCACCCCTACCTACATGCACGGGTCCCAGATAGGAACGTACAACCCAGCAACCACTGTTGCCTCACATTCCGGCCAACCGAGTAACATTTCTGTATCCTCTGACCCCAGGCTGAGTGCTTAGCTTACCTGTGCGGGGGCGGTTGTCGAGGAAAGCTGAGAACAGAAGGAAGGTGACGCGTTGTGAAATCTTCGCCTCTTGCCAATAAGTGTTCTGCCATCGCATTCTGCGTAGAAGGAGGTTTCACAGGAAATCATGGGAGGTAAGCTAAAAGAGTGAAAACCATTGTGAAGTAAACCATTGGTGTTAAGTCAGAACTGACAAAATggcaggagaaggggagggagagaggggctgttTGATTCATTTAGGACGAAACCACCTCTTCACTGAGAACTGTAGGAAATTCTTAACagacactttaaaaaaaaactatttcaaaAGTGTCTTGAATCTTTTGATTGATCGCTTACACATGGAAGAGAATATTCTAGGCAGGTGTCGGAAGAACAGAGTCACAAGTAAAGACCAGTTGTCCTTCCCATTCATATGATTCATGCCACAAACACACTTCGAAAGCGACCCCCCAGCCCTCCCCTTCAAGATTCGCCAGTTGTGTTTACCTGTGAGGCGCAGGCATCAGATGACATCTGGTGCCATTCATGATAGAGTCGATGAGACTGAACGGGAAGTTGGGGTGCTGCCTCTCCAGGACCTGTCTGGTGGAGAGGTTATATCCCGGCATCATCAGATCGAAACTACTTCTGTAAAATCTAGAAAAGTAGAGAGAACGCGGTGTGCATTCGCAGAAGGTGGAGTGGCCCTGAGGCTTCGCTTGGATGGTGGCAACGGCCAGAGGGGCTGTAGTATCCGAGCTTACCCTCTGCCCTGGTGCGTTTTCCATGTCCTTCCTTAACACGTCTCCCTCCGGGGACACCATCGTTACGTTTTCCCTCAGCACCTCAGTGGACATGTAGACAACGATGAGAGCCACAGTTACCACCAGCGTGTTCAGTATCCTGCAGAAGGTAGTAACGAGGATCATTGAAGAGTATCTGCTTCAGGTACAGTATACCATATCTGTTTCACATTTTTAATTTTTCACCCTGTTATCACTTTAGTTTTCATGTGTTTGAATCATATCTAATTGTATTTTTGTCTTATGTTTATCAGTTATATCCAAACACTATAGATATATTAGGATTTAAAACACACAGAATAActcagcaacaaagtacaatagaAATAAAGGACTAAGATGAAGAACTAATCCCTGAGAAGATTAGTACCGAGACCTACCACATTCACACCACAATCCCACATTTGATCAGgattcacaccacacaccaccacaggtgtcaggatcccacaccacacacaccaccacaggtgtcaggat includes:
- the LOC139765790 gene encoding uncharacterized protein, whose translation is MLTLSVSPPKPWSHIWFNATGPPSVSRCTRIEYLDWQGRDSSRQKTFLLTCRIPSSEAHLSPKAVSIVSKPCQRTSNLLELRRHILNPLASRCMAGRDDDALGTSGVNVATEGIMGSEATRGSGGDGAQHNDGLRGRKTSCRGRQQRGSGINPQNKFAGLRQNTSLRWISNPHFPFPPPSPSYDSNSTAVWATAVCGPALYYYNDDFSVRLVEWLELLRAQGFSQVFLLETDVHPNIQKVLRYYEAHGFLGITKFSYPYPYINEPSLRRLWKLSDRQRMWAMENAYFTECLLRHMHLYRFIAHIDPDEIPMMAKHTSFPVLLTERINRVARVRHPAAYKLRWFFHYDDLPSNGTLPEYVWALRHTRRTKSPAPPMPGFSKSVYDMDVATGVFSHEVLICQRGGCAGSHTSIPYKLAYLAHYSKKCGKQCKNPDSTKEDLSLHKYKDQVLPAVTKVLTNLELI